In Tsuneonella sp. CC-YZS046, the genomic window TCATTCAACTATTTGATCAAGCAAGACCTTTCCCAGTGAGGCGGTCCATCGGCCAGTTCTCCTGAGCAAGCCCATAGCCCGGTCTGCCGTCATGGAACCATTTCACGGTCGAATTGATGGCCATGATATTGCTGTAACAGGCCCAGGGAGTCTGGTTCACGGTGGTGCCGGTAAAGATGTATTCGCGACCATCAAGATCGGTCAGCACGGTTTCATAGCCTGCAGGGAACGGACCCTGTCGCGCGGCCTGTATGCGGCCCTTGGTCAGCCCGTTAACCTTGCCGTCGATCAGGACATAGCCATGGGCCAGTTCGAACTGGTCCCAGCCTTGCTTGAACTGATCGAGCTTCCAGATCGTCTGAAATGCGAAGTCGGTGCCGAAATTGCCGTTGATCCATCCCATGGGATTCATGCCGCGTTCGTTGCGGGGGCCCCAGCTATGATCCATCGTCGTCACGCAATCGACATCGTAGTCTTTGCCGCGGATGCGCACCTTGCCGATGGCATGCACGGTCATGTCGAAATGGTTCGCATAGGCGGAGCCGTACCCACTCTTGGCCGGATCTGTAGAAGCCAACGGATCCATGCTGGGATCGTGGATGTCGAACGGTTCCATCAGGCCGCGGAACTTCAACTTGAAGAAGGTGTCGTCGGTTCCCTGATAGTCAAGAACATAGTCCCGCGGCTCATTTTCGGTCTTTAGGGATAGGCCATTGGGAAGAGTGAAATCTTCCAGCTTCTCGGGAAGGGGGAGATGCTGCTGGAAATCGAAATAGCAAGTTTCCAGAGTGATTCGGCCGATCCGGTCCATCACTTCGATATCGCAGACGATGCAGCCAACACCGGGGCGGGCAATGAGATAGATCCAGCCTGTGAGGTTCGCTTCGGGAATGTAGAAGGAAAAAAAGTTCGTTTCAGCCCAGTCATACTCGAGATTATCAGGAGTATGATAGCCGACATCCTCTGCTCTTATCATTGTGATGTCCTTACTATTGTGAGTAGTTCTTTAGCGTGCAGACGAGCGCCTGTTTCATGAATTCGGGTGTTAGATCGAGATCGATGATACCGTAGCGAATATCGCTGTTGACCCCATCCTGCAGGTTCTTCACGCCCTTATTGAAGATCACGCACAGTCGCATCGCGGCAAAGGCCATGTAAAAATCCATCGCGCCGCGGTTGATCTTGCGTCCGCCCGATGCCTCGTAGTGGTCGATGAAGCGGTTCCAATCGATATGCTGGGAAATGATCGGGCGGATATAGGCAAGGTCCTGCTCGGGCGCGCCGATGTTGGAGCACTCCCAATCCAGCACGCCGGTGATCCGGCCGTTGTCGACCAGGACGTTGTGCACGTTGAAATCGCCGTGGACCAGCACAGGAGAAGCGTCGTTGGGGGGAATGTTGCGATCCAGCCAGTCGAGCAGATAGACCACGAAGGGAGAGGGCAGATGATTGTTCTGCTCGTAATAATCCTTCCATTCGCCGATGAGTCGGCGATAGCAATCTTCAATGGTCTCGTTCAGAACTGTAGGATTATCATAGGCGGTGAGATAGGCGGTCAGGTGCGAAAGCTCCATTTGATGGAGCTTGGCCATCTTCTCGGCCATGTCGAGAATGATTTCTTCGGGGATCGATGCCGAAGCGGCACCGAGGAAGGAACTGGGAACGGCACCTGGAAGCGCGGACATTACGTAGAAATCGGCATCCACCCCCGGGAAGTCCTTCGCGAGCCACAGCGGCTCGGCCATCGGCAGGATGCCGGTCTTGTAGACATCGCGCAGCAGGTGGAATTCGTAATCGACCAGGAAAGCTCCCTTGCGGGCCATCGGCGTCGGATCGGACTTCCGTATAATGACGAAATGTTCGACCCCAGATGCGTCCCGATATGTCGCCCGCGACGTTTGCTTGCCGAAACCGCCAGGGATCGGCTTGAACTCGATGATCTCCACCTTATCACCATCGGGATGCACGCTTCGCAGG contains:
- a CDS encoding DUF7064 domain-containing protein, yielding MIRAEDVGYHTPDNLEYDWAETNFFSFYIPEANLTGWIYLIARPGVGCIVCDIEVMDRIGRITLETCYFDFQQHLPLPEKLEDFTLPNGLSLKTENEPRDYVLDYQGTDDTFFKLKFRGLMEPFDIHDPSMDPLASTDPAKSGYGSAYANHFDMTVHAIGKVRIRGKDYDVDCVTTMDHSWGPRNERGMNPMGWINGNFGTDFAFQTIWKLDQFKQGWDQFELAHGYVLIDGKVNGLTKGRIQAARQGPFPAGYETVLTDLDGREYIFTGTTVNQTPWACYSNIMAINSTVKWFHDGRPGYGLAQENWPMDRLTGKGLA
- a CDS encoding phosphotransferase family protein — protein: MKITETADYLRVAIHTLETKIAPEMTSSDGQAAAAILGRVLTELRRREEVSAPVLAASVSVARQLAKQLRDLAADNGVPVTVAATDTPDQADFSSLALQHAALTQEIEALSSTLASRRSDLKDAAAQDQLSALLLDVGQWDEAFPSGQRTIALPAAPEAPPLPGESLSQDLLQAFLRSVHPDGDKVEIIEFKPIPGGFGKQTSRATYRDASGVEHFVIIRKSDPTPMARKGAFLVDYEFHLLRDVYKTGILPMAEPLWLAKDFPGVDADFYVMSALPGAVPSSFLGAASASIPEEIILDMAEKMAKLHQMELSHLTAYLTAYDNPTVLNETIEDCYRRLIGEWKDYYEQNNHLPSPFVVYLLDWLDRNIPPNDASPVLVHGDFNVHNVLVDNGRITGVLDWECSNIGAPEQDLAYIRPIISQHIDWNRFIDHYEASGGRKINRGAMDFYMAFAAMRLCVIFNKGVKNLQDGVNSDIRYGIIDLDLTPEFMKQALVCTLKNYSQ